A stretch of DNA from Planococcus antarcticus DSM 14505:
CAATCCCCATTGCGTTGTCAATTGCAGCAACGACGTTAAGTGCGAATGGATTTATCGGCGGTCCCGGCTATTCTTATACTAATGGGTTAAACGCATTCATGTTGAATTTCAGTATCCCTTTAGTTCTTGTCGTCACATTAGTGGTGTTCTTGCCGTTTTTCTATAATTTGAAAGTGACATCTATCTATGAATATATAGAAATGCGGCTTGGCAGTAAAAGTAGATTATTGATCGTTTTAGGATTTCTGGTTTCTAATATTATCCAAATCGGTTCGTTTATATTTATCCCTTCTTTAATCATTCAGACATTTACAGGTTGGTCATTAATACTTATCGTACCAATTGTAGTCGCGGTTTCTATACTATATACGTTGCTTGGCGGTTTGAAAGCGGTTATTTGGACGGATGCAATCCAAATGGTGGTTCTATTCGGTGGGTTACTTGTGATTTTTATCATAGTCATTATGAAATTAGATATTGGATTTTTTGAAGGAATCAATGTGGCGAAAGATGCGGGGAAATTTAATCCACTGGACTTTTCTTTTGACTTACAATTGGAAAATGGATTTTGGGCAGCTTTAATTGGAGGTTCGTTCTTGTGGCTTAAATACTTCGCTACAGACCAAACACAAACTCAACGAATGATTGCAGCAAAATCCGTCCGTGAAGTGAAAAAGTCGATTGCCATCAGTGGTATTGTAATGAATACAATTTATTTCCTATTTATCGTACTCGGAATTCTATTATATATTTTCTATGATGGTAAACAATTCGAAAATGCTAATGATGTGATGATCACTTTCTTGGCTGGAAGTATTCCGATAGGCGTTTTAGGAATTATTATCGCTGCTGTATTTGCCGCAGCCATGTCCAGTATTGACTCTGTATTAAACTCGGTAACAACTGTATTTGTAAAAGATATCTATGAAAAATACTTTACCAAAGGAAAAGAAGCTTCACTGAGGGTTTCCAAAGTATTCACGTTCATATTTGGACTTCTGCTTATTGGATTTACACTTATGGCATTTGGAGACACAACTGCTTCAATCTTAGCAGTTATAGGAAGCTATTTGTCTTATTTTTCAGGCGCCATGATTGCTATGTTCGTATTGGCAATGTTCACGAAAAAAGCAGGAGATATTGGTGTCGCTATTGGCTTTGTCTTAGGGATCGCGCTCACGATTTTCTTTGGTAAATTAGAGATTGCCAACTGGTTATGGAACTATCCAGTCGGTTTTTTGTTAACTACAAGTATCGGATATGTGGCAAGTATGCTCATCAATGAAAAACATGCTGTAAATTACGATGAATTTACCTTTAAAGGTCAGAGAAACAAGCTGATTGCTGAAGGCAGAACAACAGATGAAGATGGTGTTTCGATTCTTCCGGGAACAATTGATAAATATGCATATATTCTTTTAGGATTCTTTGCTATACAGACACTGGTTCTAGTCGTTTTACAGTTCATATAAAGCGCTGTTGATTGATAGGAAGGAGAGAGGGAAATGGGCAACTTTTCCGCTAGTAAGAAACTCGTATTAGATTATTTTAATGAACTGGAAGAAGCTACTACCGATACTGTGGAAGAAATACTAACAAAATATACAACAGCCAATTATTTGTGGAGAGGAGTTTATCCTTTCCGTGAAATAAATAACCAAATAGATGTGGCGAGAGAGTTTTGGCAACCGTTAAAGAAGAGCTTAACCAGAATGCAAAGGCGGCAGGATATTTTTATTGCAGGGAATAATGAGTACGGCGATGAAGAATGGGTCATGAGTATGGGGCATTTTATGGGGAACTTCGAGTCAGATTGGCTGGGGATTCGCGCGACTGGAAAAATGATCAACTTAAGATATGCGGAATTTAACTGTATTGAAGACGGGAAGATTTCTCAAACTGGTTTGTTTGTTGATATTATTGGATTCATGCAGCAAGCGGGTATTAATCCACTACCACCAGATACTGGAAGTTACTTTGTATACCCTGGACCAAAAAATCATGATGGGCTCCTTTTTGAAGATGCGGATGCAGAGAAAAGCAAAAAGACGCTTAATCTAGTAAATAAGATGATAAATGATCTGTCTGAACTTAATGAAACGGGCTCAATGGATTGTCCGCCGGAGTTATTGGGACGGGCTTGGTCAGAAAATATGATTTGGTATGGGCCAGGGGGCATCGGTGCAAGTTATACCATCCCTGGTTATCAAAAACAGCATCAACTGCCTTTTCGAAACAACCTGAAAGATAAAAAGTTTAATGGTCATGTATGCCGTTTTTCAGAAGGAAACTTTGCCTGCTTTTTTGGTTGGCCAAACTTAACGAACACACCTATTGGTGGGTTCTTAGGATTACCGGGAGGAGAAGTTTGTGCAGATATGCAAGTTGTTGATGTCTATCGTCGGGAAGGGGATAAGCTCGAGGAAAATTGGGTGTTAATTGATATCCCTTATTGGCTAAAACAACAGGGAGTGGATATCTTGGAACGCACAGTTAATATTACCAATCCTAAATTAAAATAAGCGATCGAAATTGCATAAGTTCACTAAAGTTATACCCATAGGTGAAGAACAATGGCAGTATAACAAAATTTATATGAATGTAAAAAATTTATACAGTAGGGAGGCATTTTAATAAAACTAAATTAGATAAGCGTTGATATAGCAGTATTTTAAATATGGAATAAAAAGAGATAAAAGTGGAATGATCAAGTTTGAGTTACAGAGAATAAGGAATACGTATTCTCTGTAACTTTCGTCTTTGAAAGTAATGTCCTTTACAAGTGATATCAGGGTAGAGAAATGAAGTTAGAAATGATGAAAGTTACAGTTATCGATATTGCCCAAAAGGCAGGAGTTTCCCAATCAACCGTTTCAAAAGTATTAAATGATTATCCTGAGATTAGTGGAGAAACACGTAAAAAAGTTTTAAAAGCTATAAAAGAATTGGATTTTTATCCAGATTTAGTTGCAAGAAGTTTGGTCTTGAAAAAATCTAAAACAATTGGATTGGTTGTAGGTGATATCTCTAACCCATTCTTCTCAGAAACTTCCAAAGTAGTAATTTCGAAAGCTAGGGAACAAGGAATTGATGTTATTATTTCTGATACAGATTACCGTCTGGAGAATTTAGAGTGGGCTCTACGGAACATGGTGGGGAGAAGAGTAGATGGTATTCTTGTTGCTTCTGTAAATCGAAGGGATACTGTAACGACGAATCTAGCGAAGAAAGGATTTCCAATTGTACTTTTTAATCGCCATACAGACGATAAGGGAACGTCTTTTGTTGTGACTGATAATGAGCTTGGCTCATGGTTGGCAGTAGATCATCTAGTCGGACTTGGGCATGAGAAAATTGACTATATCTCAGGATCACTTCATTTTTCGACGTTTTATCAAAGATATAAAGGATATATGAAAGCGCTTCAAAAACATGGATTATCCAATGATCCTAGGTTTGTTTTTAGTGAAAAAACTGAGAAAGAACAGATAAAGAAGTTTTTAAAAGACATTCTATTATTGGGAAACAAGCCCACCAGTTTATATGCTGCATCTGACTAGATTGCTATGAATGTCATCGATGCACTTACAGAGATGGGTTTGGAAGTGCCAAGAGATTTTTCGGTTATAGGGTTTGATAATATTGATATCGCTGCCAATCCCCATATTAATCTAACAACTATTTCTCAAAACAAGAAAAAAATGACTGAGCTGGCCTTGGAAAAGTTACTTCATACCATTAATGAAAAGGAAGATGATCTTCCTTTTCATTTGGTCCTTAAACCTGAGTTAATAATTCGTTCAACCACAAAAAAATGAAATTTAATTCAATCTTTAGATAGAGGAGGTTATACGTAATTGGTTACGATTCAATCTATCTTCGGGATAACAGATAAAGTTGCAGTTGTTACGGGTGCCAGTAAAGGAATCGGCAGAGATATC
This window harbors:
- a CDS encoding sodium:solute symporter family transporter; the encoded protein is MGPIDIMIVVVYMVVLVYMGYRLGKGNKTQEDYFIGGRTVATIPIALSIAATTLSANGFIGGPGYSYTNGLNAFMLNFSIPLVLVVTLVVFLPFFYNLKVTSIYEYIEMRLGSKSRLLIVLGFLVSNIIQIGSFIFIPSLIIQTFTGWSLILIVPIVVAVSILYTLLGGLKAVIWTDAIQMVVLFGGLLVIFIIVIMKLDIGFFEGINVAKDAGKFNPLDFSFDLQLENGFWAALIGGSFLWLKYFATDQTQTQRMIAAKSVREVKKSIAISGIVMNTIYFLFIVLGILLYIFYDGKQFENANDVMITFLAGSIPIGVLGIIIAAVFAAAMSSIDSVLNSVTTVFVKDIYEKYFTKGKEASLRVSKVFTFIFGLLLIGFTLMAFGDTTASILAVIGSYLSYFSGAMIAMFVLAMFTKKAGDIGVAIGFVLGIALTIFFGKLEIANWLWNYPVGFLLTTSIGYVASMLINEKHAVNYDEFTFKGQRNKLIAEGRTTDEDGVSILPGTIDKYAYILLGFFAIQTLVLVVLQFI
- a CDS encoding ester cyclase: MGNFSASKKLVLDYFNELEEATTDTVEEILTKYTTANYLWRGVYPFREINNQIDVAREFWQPLKKSLTRMQRRQDIFIAGNNEYGDEEWVMSMGHFMGNFESDWLGIRATGKMINLRYAEFNCIEDGKISQTGLFVDIIGFMQQAGINPLPPDTGSYFVYPGPKNHDGLLFEDADAEKSKKTLNLVNKMINDLSELNETGSMDCPPELLGRAWSENMIWYGPGGIGASYTIPGYQKQHQLPFRNNLKDKKFNGHVCRFSEGNFACFFGWPNLTNTPIGGFLGLPGGEVCADMQVVDVYRREGDKLEENWVLIDIPYWLKQQGVDILERTVNITNPKLK
- a CDS encoding LacI family DNA-binding transcriptional regulator yields the protein MKLEMMKVTVIDIAQKAGVSQSTVSKVLNDYPEISGETRKKVLKAIKELDFYPDLVARSLVLKKSKTIGLVVGDISNPFFSETSKVVISKAREQGIDVIISDTDYRLENLEWALRNMVGRRVDGILVASVNRRDTVTTNLAKKGFPIVLFNRHTDDKGTSFVVTDNELGSWLAVDHLVGLGHEKIDYISGSLHFSTFYQRYKGYMKALQKHGLSNDPRFVFSEKTEKEQIKKFLKDILLLGNKPTSLYAASD
- a CDS encoding substrate-binding domain-containing protein, whose product is MNVIDALTEMGLEVPRDFSVIGFDNIDIAANPHINLTTISQNKKKMTELALEKLLHTINEKEDDLPFHLVLKPELIIRSTTKK